A stretch of the Proteus sp. ZN5 genome encodes the following:
- a CDS encoding MFS transporter: protein MSNADPSLPIEETDALQRKTNKRNTVFSILTAISFSHLLNDMIQSLILAIYPMLQSEFSLSFVQIGMITLTYQITASLLQPFIGLYTDKYPKPYSLPIGMGFTLTGLILLAFADTFPMLLLAAGLVGTGSSVFHPESSRVARMASGGRHGLAQSLFQVGGNLGSSLGPLLAALLIAPYGKGNVGWFSLAALLAIVVLLQVSRWYKIQQEAQKKQPKALNNKAILPRKALLGSLAILLILIFSKYFYLASISSYYTFYLIHKFGVSVQNAQIHLFVFLFAVAAGTMIGGPVGDKIGRKYVIWGSILGVAPFTLILPYASLYWTGVLTVFIGVILASAFSAILVYAQELIPGKTGMVSGLFFGLAFGMGGIGAAVLGYIADQKSIEYVYHICAYLPLLGIFTIFLPNIGVDKTE, encoded by the coding sequence ATGAGCAATGCCGATCCATCGCTTCCCATAGAAGAAACCGATGCTTTACAACGAAAAACCAATAAGCGTAATACCGTTTTTAGTATTTTAACTGCTATCAGTTTTTCACATCTTCTCAATGATATGATCCAATCATTGATATTAGCTATTTACCCTATGTTGCAATCAGAGTTTTCACTCAGTTTTGTGCAAATAGGGATGATAACGTTGACCTATCAAATTACAGCATCCTTATTACAGCCTTTTATTGGCCTCTATACTGATAAATATCCTAAACCTTACTCATTACCTATTGGTATGGGCTTTACACTGACAGGGCTTATTCTTCTCGCCTTTGCAGATACATTCCCAATGTTATTACTTGCTGCAGGATTAGTTGGTACTGGCTCATCGGTTTTTCATCCTGAATCATCTCGTGTTGCTAGAATGGCATCAGGTGGAAGACACGGACTTGCACAATCACTATTTCAAGTAGGCGGTAATTTAGGTAGCTCTTTAGGCCCTCTTTTAGCCGCTTTACTGATTGCACCTTATGGAAAAGGAAATGTTGGTTGGTTCTCTCTTGCTGCGTTATTGGCCATTGTGGTGCTATTACAAGTTAGCCGTTGGTATAAAATTCAACAAGAAGCTCAGAAAAAACAGCCCAAAGCACTAAATAACAAAGCAATATTACCACGTAAGGCTCTTTTGGGCTCTTTAGCCATTTTACTTATTCTGATTTTTTCTAAGTATTTTTATCTTGCAAGTATCAGCAGCTACTATACTTTCTATTTAATACATAAATTTGGCGTTTCAGTACAAAATGCACAAATTCACCTGTTTGTTTTCCTCTTTGCTGTTGCTGCGGGTACCATGATTGGTGGTCCCGTAGGCGATAAAATTGGAAGAAAGTATGTAATTTGGGGATCTATTCTTGGTGTTGCACCTTTTACGCTGATACTCCCTTATGCCAGCCTTTATTGGACTGGCGTACTGACTGTATTTATTGGTGTGATCTTAGCTTCAGCATTTTCTGCTATCTTAGTTTATGCTCAAGAGTTAATTCCGGGTAAAACAGGCATGGTTTCAGGGCTTTTCTTTGGGCTTGCTTTTGGGATGGGAGGGATTGGTGCTGCTGTCTTAGGATATATTGCCGACCAGAAAAGTATTGAATATGTTTATCATATTTGTGCCTATCTCCCACTATTAGGTATTTTCACCATTTTTCTTCCTAATATTGGGGTAGATAAAACTGAATAA
- the ushA gene encoding bifunctional UDP-sugar hydrolase/5'-nucleotidase UshA, giving the protein MSLSFKLSACALTVSLAMAPAMSQAWEKDKTYEITILHTNDHHGHFWHNDRGEYGLAAQKTVVDDIRNEVAKKGGSVLLLSGGDINTGVPESDLQDAEPDFKGMNLVGYDAMALGNHEFDNPLDVLRQQEKWATFPFLSANIYQKSTGERLFKPYTIFDKQGVKIAVLGLTTDDTVRIGNPANFPDTEFRKPSDEAKKVVEELRTTEKPDIIIAATHMGHYDDGNHGSNAPGDVEMARALPKGYLDMIVGGHSQDPVCMSQENKNYKQADYVPGTPCAPDNQNGTWIVQAHEWGKYVGRADFEFRNGEFTLKHYQLIPINLNQKVKKDDGTTELVYYTKEIPHNPEMMKLLTPYQEKGGEQLNVKVGEVVGKLEGDRSKVRFVQTNMARLLLSAQAERANADFAIMSGGGVRDSIESGDITYKDVLKVQPFANELVYVDFKGEEVEPYLSAVACMKVDSGAYAQFYNVSLTVDADCKVSDVKIAGKPLDKTKSYRMATLNFNGIGGDGYPKIDVHPAYVNTGFVDAEVLKGYIEAHSPLKADDFEPKGEIVYKK; this is encoded by the coding sequence ATGAGCTTATCTTTTAAATTATCAGCATGCGCATTAACGGTTTCTTTAGCGATGGCGCCTGCGATGTCTCAGGCATGGGAAAAGGATAAAACCTACGAAATTACCATTTTGCATACCAATGATCACCATGGACATTTCTGGCATAACGATCGTGGCGAATATGGTTTAGCGGCACAAAAAACGGTTGTTGATGATATTCGTAATGAAGTGGCTAAAAAAGGCGGTAGCGTACTGCTATTATCTGGTGGTGATATCAATACCGGTGTTCCAGAATCTGATTTACAAGATGCAGAGCCTGATTTTAAAGGTATGAATCTTGTGGGTTATGATGCAATGGCACTTGGTAACCATGAATTCGACAACCCATTAGATGTTTTACGTCAACAAGAGAAATGGGCAACATTCCCATTCTTATCTGCAAATATTTATCAAAAAAGTACAGGCGAGCGTTTATTCAAGCCTTATACCATTTTTGATAAGCAAGGTGTCAAAATTGCAGTATTAGGTTTAACGACGGATGATACCGTACGTATTGGTAACCCAGCGAACTTCCCTGATACCGAATTCCGCAAACCTTCTGATGAAGCTAAAAAAGTGGTAGAAGAGCTGCGTACAACGGAAAAACCAGACATTATTATCGCAGCAACTCATATGGGTCACTACGATGATGGTAATCATGGCTCTAACGCACCGGGTGATGTGGAAATGGCGCGTGCATTACCAAAAGGTTACCTTGATATGATTGTGGGTGGTCACTCACAAGATCCTGTTTGTATGTCTCAAGAGAACAAAAACTACAAACAAGCTGATTATGTACCTGGAACACCTTGTGCACCAGATAACCAAAATGGTACATGGATTGTTCAGGCTCATGAATGGGGTAAATATGTTGGTCGTGCAGACTTTGAATTCCGTAATGGTGAATTCACGTTAAAACATTACCAATTAATCCCAATCAACTTAAATCAAAAAGTGAAGAAAGACGACGGTACAACTGAGCTAGTCTACTACACGAAAGAAATTCCTCACAACCCAGAAATGATGAAACTACTGACGCCTTATCAAGAAAAAGGTGGTGAGCAACTGAATGTTAAAGTCGGTGAGGTTGTTGGTAAATTAGAAGGGGATCGTAGTAAAGTTCGCTTTGTTCAAACCAATATGGCACGTCTATTATTATCAGCTCAAGCTGAACGTGCGAATGCAGACTTTGCAATTATGAGTGGTGGTGGTGTGCGTGATTCTATTGAATCTGGTGATATCACTTACAAAGATGTACTGAAAGTACAACCATTTGCGAACGAGCTGGTTTATGTTGATTTTAAAGGTGAAGAAGTCGAGCCTTATCTGTCAGCTGTTGCATGTATGAAAGTAGACTCTGGTGCTTATGCTCAATTCTACAATGTTAGCTTAACAGTAGATGCAGACTGCAAAGTTAGCGATGTTAAAATTGCTGGTAAACCATTAGATAAAACGAAGTCTTACCGCATGGCGACATTAAACTTTAACGGTATTGGTGGTGATGGTTATCCTAAGATTGATGTTCATCCTGCATATGTAAATACCGGTTTTGTTGATGCTGAAGTGCTAAAAGGTTATATCGAAGCACACTCTCCGTTGAAAGCGGATGATTTC